A portion of the Sphingobacterium spiritivorum genome contains these proteins:
- a CDS encoding M16 family metallopeptidase, producing MIRKSNIYYKALLLCAFVFLFADSMWAQSRYQWKTASSGGYDYRYVSNDPTQSRFYTLKNGLTVILSKNTKQPRIQTYIATKAGSKTDPKEHTGLAHYLEHMLFKGTDKYGSLDWNKEKPLLDQIYALYEKYNHSTDSVERNAIYKQIDLVSGEASKFALPNEYDKLMSNMGAKGSNAFTSFEQTVYIEDIPNNVIDKYLSVQAERFRNPVLRLFHTELESVYEEKNISLDKDDRKVSEAMFEAIFPNNNYGKQTVLGSVEHLKNPSLKAIQHYYETYYVPNNMAIIMSGDFDPNEVIRRVDDAFGYMISKPVPEYIFEKEQPITHPVSITITGPSAEYLTMGFRFPGAASADAEMLSLVASMLSNGAAGLIDINLVKSQKLLGADAYPQILKDYSILTLQGNPIEGQTLDDVKKLLLAEIHKLQNGDFSEDLIISIVNNEKKSELRKRASSLGVVYDLLSSFTSELDWANEVGYTERLSKITKKDIMQFANTYLSDRNYIAVYKRQGIDTDVVKVIKPAITPITVNQFAESGFLKQINAMPEQPIQPRWIDFNQDISKFKLRDLDVLAVTNQENELFNLSYQFDVGQWDNKLLDLATGYLEFLGTKTRSSEKFSREFYKLASDFSVSTGDEESMISISGLNSNFNESVDLLHDLLHHCVADEAAFNSYIDRLKKIRQNAKENKGAIMEGLKAYAQYGEKNPFNFTLTDAELDALKAEDLVAVLHNLVNVKPRILYYGPQPVNELMKNLKPLKNINRAYYKMDKGEKFKEKPTAANMVLFAHYPMKQTEVFWIRNTGVFDRHLMPEIAFFNGYFGAGIGSIVFQTLRESKALAYSTYAYYGQPQKKENYEMMSAYIGTQSDKFKDAVNGMNTLLNELPESKVGVASVRENLLKSLASERITGASILSSYLQAQRRGLSEDPRRAIFEKIPTLTYNDLKVFHADKISHKPYVYCIVGDESSLKESDISSVGNIKKVSLSEIFGY from the coding sequence ATGATAAGGAAATCCAATATTTACTATAAAGCTTTACTTTTATGTGCTTTTGTATTCTTATTCGCTGATTCCATGTGGGCGCAATCCCGTTATCAATGGAAAACTGCCTCTTCTGGAGGTTATGACTACAGGTATGTCAGTAACGATCCTACCCAATCACGTTTTTATACATTAAAAAACGGATTAACGGTTATTCTGAGTAAAAATACGAAGCAACCACGTATTCAGACCTATATCGCAACAAAAGCAGGAAGTAAAACCGATCCCAAAGAGCACACCGGACTGGCACATTATCTCGAGCATATGCTTTTCAAAGGTACGGACAAGTATGGCAGTCTGGATTGGAATAAAGAAAAGCCTCTGCTGGATCAGATCTATGCACTCTATGAAAAGTATAATCATAGTACGGATTCGGTAGAGCGAAATGCGATCTATAAGCAGATAGATCTGGTTTCCGGGGAAGCCTCCAAATTTGCCCTGCCTAATGAATACGATAAACTCATGAGCAATATGGGGGCAAAAGGTAGTAATGCTTTTACTTCTTTTGAGCAGACAGTGTACATTGAAGATATTCCTAATAATGTCATTGATAAATACCTGAGCGTACAGGCTGAGCGTTTTCGAAATCCAGTCTTGCGGCTGTTCCATACGGAACTCGAATCTGTCTATGAAGAGAAGAATATCAGCCTGGATAAAGATGATAGAAAAGTAAGCGAGGCTATGTTTGAAGCCATTTTTCCGAACAACAATTATGGAAAACAAACTGTTTTGGGATCGGTAGAGCATCTTAAAAATCCATCATTAAAAGCGATTCAGCATTATTATGAGACGTATTATGTACCCAATAATATGGCGATTATTATGTCCGGTGATTTTGATCCCAATGAAGTGATCAGGCGAGTTGATGATGCTTTTGGTTACATGATTTCCAAGCCTGTTCCTGAATATATTTTCGAAAAAGAACAACCTATAACTCATCCAGTTTCCATAACGATTACCGGGCCATCCGCTGAGTACCTGACGATGGGATTTCGTTTTCCGGGTGCCGCAAGTGCGGATGCAGAAATGCTCAGTCTTGTTGCTAGCATGCTGTCAAACGGAGCAGCTGGCTTGATAGATATCAATCTGGTAAAATCACAGAAACTATTAGGTGCTGATGCATATCCTCAAATTCTAAAAGATTATTCAATACTTACACTACAGGGTAATCCAATAGAAGGGCAGACATTGGATGATGTGAAAAAACTGTTATTGGCTGAAATCCATAAATTACAGAATGGCGATTTTTCCGAAGATTTGATTATTTCAATTGTCAACAATGAGAAAAAATCCGAGCTGAGGAAACGGGCAAGTAGTCTTGGTGTAGTTTATGATTTATTGTCCAGTTTTACTTCAGAACTCGATTGGGCAAACGAAGTAGGTTACACAGAGCGATTGTCGAAAATAACGAAGAAGGATATTATGCAATTTGCTAATACGTATCTTTCTGATCGCAATTATATTGCTGTTTATAAACGGCAGGGTATCGATACAGACGTGGTAAAAGTAATTAAGCCTGCAATAACGCCAATTACTGTAAACCAATTTGCAGAATCAGGTTTTTTAAAGCAGATCAATGCGATGCCTGAGCAGCCTATACAACCCCGTTGGATTGATTTTAACCAAGATATCTCAAAATTCAAATTGCGGGATCTTGATGTTCTGGCTGTGACTAATCAGGAGAATGAACTTTTTAATCTGAGCTATCAGTTCGATGTTGGTCAATGGGACAATAAGCTATTGGATCTTGCTACCGGTTATCTTGAATTTTTAGGAACAAAGACCAGGAGCAGCGAAAAATTCAGCCGTGAATTTTATAAGCTTGCTTCAGACTTTAGTGTTTCCACTGGTGATGAAGAGAGTATGATCAGTATTTCCGGATTGAACAGTAACTTTAACGAATCTGTTGATTTATTACATGACCTTCTCCATCATTGTGTAGCCGATGAAGCTGCTTTTAACTCTTACATTGACCGCCTAAAAAAAATCCGGCAAAATGCAAAAGAAAATAAGGGTGCTATTATGGAAGGATTAAAGGCTTATGCACAATATGGAGAAAAGAATCCCTTTAATTTCACCTTAACAGATGCGGAACTCGATGCGCTAAAAGCAGAAGACCTGGTAGCGGTATTACATAATCTGGTAAATGTCAAACCGCGTATTTTATATTATGGTCCTCAGCCTGTTAACGAACTGATGAAGAATCTGAAACCGTTAAAAAACATCAATCGCGCATATTACAAAATGGATAAGGGAGAAAAATTCAAAGAAAAGCCAACAGCTGCTAATATGGTGTTGTTTGCGCATTATCCAATGAAACAGACAGAGGTGTTTTGGATCCGAAACACTGGAGTATTTGACCGCCATCTGATGCCAGAAATAGCCTTTTTTAACGGATACTTTGGTGCAGGGATTGGAAGTATTGTTTTTCAGACCCTTCGCGAATCCAAAGCTTTGGCTTATTCAACGTATGCTTATTATGGACAGCCTCAAAAGAAGGAAAATTATGAAATGATGAGTGCCTATATCGGGACACAGTCCGATAAGTTTAAAGATGCGGTGAATGGAATGAATACGCTCCTAAATGAATTGCCTGAATCTAAGGTAGGGGTAGCATCTGTTCGTGAAAATCTGCTGAAATCACTGGCAAGTGAGCGTATCACAGGTGCCAGTATTCTTTCAAGCTACTTGCAGGCACAGCGTCGCGGTCTTTCTGAAGACCCGAGGAGAGCCATTTTTGAAAAAATACCAACACTTACTTACAATGATCTTAAAGTTTTTCATGCTGATAAAATCAGCCATAAACCTTATGTCTATTGTATTGTAGGAGATGAGAGCAGCCTAAAAGAAAGTGATATTTCAAGTGTAGGTAATATCAAAAAAGTCAGCCTCAGTGAAATATTTGGATACTAA
- a CDS encoding AAA domain-containing protein — translation MAHKDQIQLLEYWRNTLADGSRVEIKVDKTIHLHNLPIDYAKGYVPSASAATLLDDVEKKQNEAKGRSNKNDPDWERLEETSILIAPFRVSPDPEYTIYSGETGISYPFWIRALLSRSGFLKPDEDTFPYIPRIHLEPQVNEAVNFIFSDVDKIDSAFARPFADEAGWAEYWKYIQDCFQLITRMQLQEYVSENHTVSFSNTIVAHENLTAAADGIIKLYDYLIREKKVPPLLEKLVDRSNTKLRSLLTTNDFEDTSATHLGQMAHAYPLSISQRKSLYHFQTLQKGEVLAVNGPPGTGKTTLLQSIVANEVVQSAVKGHDPAVIVACSTNNQAVTNIIDSFFSVTQKPGLLYERWLPNLKGFGLYLPSQSKIVSEGIPHLKREKGRLSGAHTDKENPNYLANAEQTYIEKSQRYLQQEGLNVSNITKQLQATLQHKQKELQEGIKLWQQYKTIPMLLQKLGATTSSGLFSGQKLDEKALDQIEANIKDIERKLSDYLDQESFWIKLFSFLRFVKEKRAIRLKQLFRECPVNYDTVNFYKISSFHHFFDEKLQLIQQIKKLSQAWKSWKQNNNIKSNPPIDDEGFKMAENKKKETFFYDELEMGLKYDLFYLAIHYWEGRWIMATKDVILEDRVYRNGERDARKRWQRFAMLSPCFVSTFFMAPKFFSYSKLVRNTEIGSVWDTPPLLDYIDLLIVDEAGQVSPEVGAATFALAKRALVVGDTLQIEPVWNVPAKVDHANLHRYKVITDINDQKSIANLQSKGFLSSACSMMQLAQKTTPYQLYPEMERGMMLTEHRRCFDEIIEYCNRLAYHGLLEPKKGSAKNSPFAPMQFYAVSGTSVIRGGTSRANSEEATTIAQWILANQQQLLSHYQDIENNTAAKEKRPLKTLRIADIVGIITPFTGQKHELALTLRRAGINLSGLTIGTVHALQGAERPVVLFSATYGTNDLGKSYFYDRGVNMLNVAVSRAKDVFILFGCKEILSQNATTPSGQLYRYIESKM, via the coding sequence ATGGCTCACAAAGATCAAATACAATTATTAGAATACTGGCGCAATACCCTGGCCGATGGCTCACGTGTAGAAATAAAGGTAGACAAAACCATACACCTGCATAATCTGCCTATTGACTATGCCAAAGGCTATGTGCCTTCAGCATCTGCAGCAACATTACTCGATGACGTTGAGAAAAAACAAAACGAAGCAAAAGGCCGATCAAACAAAAATGATCCGGATTGGGAAAGATTAGAAGAAACCAGTATCCTGATAGCCCCATTCAGAGTAAGCCCCGATCCGGAATACACCATATACTCCGGAGAAACAGGCATCAGTTATCCATTCTGGATCAGAGCCCTACTCAGCAGAAGCGGATTCTTAAAACCCGATGAAGACACCTTCCCTTACATTCCACGCATACATCTGGAGCCCCAGGTAAATGAAGCCGTAAATTTTATTTTTTCGGACGTAGATAAAATAGACAGCGCATTTGCCAGACCCTTTGCAGATGAAGCAGGATGGGCTGAATATTGGAAATATATTCAAGATTGTTTCCAACTGATTACCAGAATGCAACTACAGGAATATGTTTCAGAAAACCATACCGTCAGTTTCTCAAACACCATAGTTGCCCATGAAAACCTTACAGCTGCAGCAGACGGTATCATAAAACTATACGACTACCTGATCCGTGAAAAAAAAGTACCGCCGTTATTGGAAAAACTGGTAGACAGATCCAATACAAAACTAAGATCTTTATTAACCACCAACGACTTTGAAGACACATCTGCCACTCATCTTGGTCAGATGGCACATGCCTATCCCCTCTCCATTTCACAGAGAAAATCGCTTTACCACTTCCAAACCTTACAAAAAGGCGAAGTACTAGCCGTAAACGGCCCGCCCGGAACCGGAAAAACAACCCTATTACAAAGCATCGTAGCAAACGAAGTGGTACAAAGTGCCGTAAAAGGTCATGATCCCGCAGTAATAGTAGCCTGTTCCACCAACAATCAGGCAGTAACCAACATCATAGATAGTTTTTTCAGCGTGACGCAAAAACCGGGACTGTTGTATGAACGCTGGTTGCCAAATCTGAAAGGTTTTGGACTCTATTTGCCTTCACAAAGCAAAATAGTATCCGAAGGCATACCCCATCTAAAACGTGAAAAAGGCAGGCTGAGCGGAGCACATACAGATAAAGAAAATCCTAACTATCTGGCCAATGCAGAGCAAACCTATATTGAAAAATCTCAACGTTACCTTCAGCAAGAAGGACTGAATGTTTCGAACATCACCAAACAACTACAAGCCACGCTACAACATAAACAAAAAGAGCTTCAGGAGGGCATCAAACTATGGCAACAATACAAAACAATACCGATGCTCCTTCAAAAATTAGGAGCTACAACCTCCAGCGGTTTATTCTCAGGACAAAAATTAGACGAAAAAGCACTTGACCAAATAGAAGCAAACATTAAAGACATTGAACGAAAACTCAGCGATTATCTGGATCAGGAGTCATTCTGGATAAAACTCTTTTCATTTCTACGTTTTGTAAAAGAAAAAAGAGCCATCCGACTAAAACAATTATTCCGTGAGTGTCCGGTAAATTATGACACCGTAAACTTTTATAAAATCAGTTCCTTCCACCATTTTTTTGATGAAAAGCTGCAATTAATCCAACAAATCAAAAAGCTTTCACAAGCCTGGAAAAGCTGGAAACAAAACAATAATATTAAGTCCAATCCGCCCATAGACGACGAAGGATTTAAAATGGCCGAAAACAAAAAAAAAGAAACTTTCTTCTATGATGAACTGGAAATGGGATTAAAATACGACCTGTTTTACCTCGCCATCCATTATTGGGAAGGACGCTGGATCATGGCCACCAAAGACGTGATACTGGAAGATCGGGTGTACAGAAACGGAGAAAGAGATGCCCGGAAACGCTGGCAACGCTTTGCCATGTTGAGCCCCTGCTTTGTCTCCACATTTTTCATGGCGCCCAAATTCTTTTCCTACTCAAAACTTGTCAGAAACACAGAAATAGGAAGCGTCTGGGATACACCACCCCTACTGGACTACATAGACCTGCTAATTGTAGACGAAGCCGGACAAGTTTCGCCAGAGGTAGGTGCAGCCACTTTTGCATTGGCAAAAAGAGCCTTGGTAGTAGGCGACACATTACAAATAGAACCCGTATGGAACGTACCTGCCAAAGTAGACCATGCCAACCTACATCGATACAAAGTAATAACCGATATCAATGACCAGAAATCAATAGCTAATCTACAAAGCAAAGGTTTTCTCAGTAGTGCCTGTAGTATGATGCAACTCGCCCAGAAAACCACTCCATATCAATTATATCCCGAAATGGAACGCGGTATGATGCTCACCGAACACCGACGCTGTTTTGATGAAATCATTGAGTATTGCAACCGTCTTGCCTATCATGGTCTGTTGGAGCCTAAAAAGGGTTCGGCAAAAAATAGTCCGTTTGCCCCTATGCAATTTTATGCAGTTAGCGGGACCTCCGTAATCAGAGGCGGTACAAGTCGGGCAAATTCAGAAGAAGCCACTACCATAGCCCAATGGATACTCGCTAATCAGCAGCAATTACTTAGCCATTATCAGGACATCGAAAACAATACCGCAGCAAAAGAAAAAAGACCGCTAAAGACGCTTCGCATAGCGGATATAGTAGGTATAATCACCCCTTTTACGGGACAAAAACACGAACTAGCCCTCACGTTACGCCGTGCAGGAATTAACCTCTCCGGATTGACCATAGGCACCGTACATGCCTTACAGGGAGCAGAACGTCCCGTGGTTCTATTTTCCGCTACCTATGGTACTAATGATTTGGGTAAAAGCTATTTCTATGACAGAGGCGTCAACATGCTGAATGTGGCCGTATCTCGTGCAAAAGACGTTTTTATTCTATTCGGATGTAAAGAGATATTATCGCAAAACGCTACAACTCCATCAGGGCAGTTGTATCGGTATATTGAAAGTAAAATGTAA
- a CDS encoding condensin complex protein MksE: MEYDDTEKDLNVRYAFMLDKTAKNTFAKVDYLLKSGMHIQRDFPKPTSLYAFLDKHYRSLQAYYNDFFEMLLKKEGEEWNTYFYIDFHEGTRGKVPTDKQYRTYLKSEYILIGLIFFKIYKLDGNIELAKISDFINLLYQEYDELLNKMQRVVSSIEIDAGSDLNDEKLKNLVYKAFAEFEQLGWIARDTTDSDYFTYQPSFERLRRIYYPQIETIDEIIKRKEHG; encoded by the coding sequence ATGGAATATGACGATACTGAAAAAGACCTAAACGTACGGTATGCGTTTATGCTCGACAAAACGGCTAAAAATACATTTGCCAAGGTAGACTATCTCCTGAAATCGGGAATGCACATACAGCGCGACTTTCCAAAACCAACTTCGCTCTATGCCTTTTTGGATAAACATTACCGAAGCCTGCAAGCTTATTATAACGATTTCTTTGAAATGCTGCTCAAAAAAGAAGGCGAAGAATGGAACACCTATTTCTATATCGACTTTCACGAAGGCACACGGGGCAAAGTCCCAACCGACAAACAATACCGAACGTACCTCAAATCGGAATACATCCTCATAGGCCTTATCTTTTTCAAAATCTACAAACTCGACGGCAACATTGAGCTCGCTAAAATATCTGATTTCATCAACCTCCTCTATCAGGAATATGACGAACTCCTCAACAAAATGCAACGTGTCGTATCGTCCATTGAAATTGATGCAGGATCAGACCTGAACGATGAGAAACTAAAAAATCTGGTCTACAAAGCCTTTGCCGAATTTGAACAACTGGGCTGGATAGCCAGAGACACAACCGACAGCGACTACTTCACCTATCAACCCTCGTTTGAAAGACTCAGAAGAATATACTACCCGCAGATAGAAACCATTGATGAAATCATAAAACGAAAAGAACATGGCTAA
- a CDS encoding DEAD/DEAH box helicase — translation MIYQELKRWIAQSESWQAFIDYNIANEEQANYTFYNRPQDFYISLLTKLQDILDQFEEEESDNVKRDLLSIAKGLEIYSLQGKRENFSGVNYNRNMLYAASLYYLADFPATSFLLLKQFQQEEFETNIEKFIYYFLSRNYTRKQSQENPYFQYIIEYLRVGNYESISTLRSIFENILSPDNQIESHLFVLTYIAKSILKKFSTNNLWYDLTEYGKEVDWKTYVRFNIGKSPQIWSFFPSQQTAIRSGLLTFDRAFSLQTPTSSGKTSIAELVIYNELSRNPDSKILYLAPFRALASELKNNLGRNLTSKLGIKVKTIYGGNIVTDSDRLSIEQSNVLISTPEKFMAIELGLSGTLDDFRTVICDEGHLIDNTTRGISYELLLSRLKNNEDVDRRFIFLSAIIPNIEVINSWLGGSDNDIARSNYRPTEIELAFLNQVSPSHFNLEVNPNEELPIKYILNRFLSSQDFTTQNGIYNISTFKSKTVAAALKSLNSGAVAIFSPTKDNRRGVSGLALEVIKQLETELPKPIAFCDISEIEKVVEYFKYIFGAGYLLTICAENGFLYHHGDLPQFIRELVESTVRREKVKFLICTNTLAEGVNLPIKTLVISTARRYVSQQQPDEPLPLRDLKNLIGRAGRAGKETKGTIIVVNPKDQSILSDVLANRNLEDVKGFLYYVVQVIENYITRNRTFLSNELLDQLKEADYIDNSIIQLLAEDLPVENLEQEINTLIENTLTFYQSNDNLKTRLRELFSLRAERVRPLIENGNINLIRYTGIPLRSFSRIEELVDHKQDFFSEIENPLDGRWIDFLFDILYQFEDFNNSIPLDISREQFIEALGIWIKGGWYYDVAQGLNSTVDNALIFIRFLEYGLQNSASSIIKYIESKRKEDDQKTSDTILNWPNYLIHGVDSRLKLDLSEINIPDRILVQQIANWFIGNGIVYDNQEMLRSIILKNQLSLIEYLDGRIPQISIELLNQYFYRVI, via the coding sequence ATGATTTATCAGGAACTTAAACGATGGATTGCTCAATCTGAGTCATGGCAGGCGTTCATAGATTATAACATAGCTAATGAAGAACAAGCGAATTATACTTTCTATAATCGGCCTCAGGATTTTTACATTTCGCTTTTAACCAAATTGCAGGATATTCTTGATCAGTTTGAAGAGGAAGAATCAGATAACGTGAAAAGAGATTTGCTCTCTATAGCTAAGGGATTAGAAATATATTCGTTACAAGGGAAAAGAGAAAATTTTTCTGGCGTAAACTACAACCGAAATATGTTATATGCCGCATCATTATATTATTTGGCAGACTTTCCCGCAACTTCATTTTTATTGCTCAAACAATTTCAGCAAGAAGAATTTGAAACTAACATTGAAAAATTTATTTATTATTTCCTTTCAAGAAATTACACACGAAAGCAAAGCCAAGAAAATCCCTATTTCCAATATATAATAGAGTATCTAAGAGTAGGAAACTACGAATCAATAAGCACACTTCGAAGTATTTTTGAGAACATACTTTCTCCGGATAATCAAATAGAAAGTCATTTATTTGTGCTGACCTATATAGCAAAGTCTATCTTAAAAAAATTTTCAACCAACAATCTTTGGTACGATTTAACAGAGTATGGGAAAGAGGTAGATTGGAAAACTTACGTCAGGTTTAATATAGGAAAAAGTCCGCAAATTTGGAGCTTTTTTCCTTCCCAACAAACAGCAATTAGAAGTGGTCTATTAACTTTTGATAGAGCATTTAGCTTACAGACGCCTACAAGTTCTGGCAAAACATCTATCGCTGAATTAGTAATTTATAACGAATTATCCAGAAACCCTGATAGCAAAATACTTTATTTAGCTCCATTTAGAGCTCTCGCCTCTGAGTTAAAGAATAATTTGGGTAGAAATCTCACCTCTAAGTTGGGAATAAAGGTTAAGACTATTTATGGTGGCAATATTGTCACAGATTCTGACAGATTAAGTATTGAACAATCCAATGTTTTAATATCAACACCCGAAAAATTTATGGCAATCGAACTAGGATTATCAGGAACTCTTGATGATTTTCGAACAGTAATTTGCGATGAAGGACATTTAATAGATAATACAACTAGAGGAATCAGCTACGAGTTATTACTTTCAAGATTAAAAAACAACGAAGATGTTGATAGAAGATTTATTTTTTTATCTGCAATTATCCCCAACATAGAAGTTATAAATTCGTGGCTTGGAGGATCAGACAATGACATTGCCCGATCAAATTATAGGCCTACTGAAATAGAACTGGCATTTTTAAATCAAGTTAGTCCAAGCCACTTTAACTTGGAAGTAAATCCTAATGAAGAATTACCAATTAAATATATTCTTAATCGCTTTTTATCTTCTCAGGATTTTACCACCCAAAATGGCATCTATAATATTAGTACATTTAAATCAAAAACGGTAGCGGCTGCTCTTAAATCGTTAAATTCTGGAGCGGTTGCCATTTTTTCTCCAACCAAAGACAATAGAAGAGGGGTATCAGGCCTTGCACTGGAAGTAATAAAGCAGCTTGAAACTGAATTACCGAAACCTATTGCTTTTTGCGACATATCAGAAATAGAAAAAGTAGTAGAATATTTTAAGTACATTTTTGGAGCCGGATATTTATTGACTATTTGTGCTGAAAATGGCTTTTTATATCATCACGGAGATTTACCCCAATTCATTAGAGAATTAGTAGAAAGCACTGTTAGACGTGAAAAAGTAAAATTTCTTATCTGCACAAATACTTTAGCTGAAGGAGTTAATTTACCAATTAAGACACTTGTAATTAGTACTGCTAGACGCTATGTTAGTCAACAACAACCTGATGAACCTTTACCATTGCGAGATTTAAAAAATCTTATTGGAAGAGCAGGAAGAGCAGGAAAAGAAACAAAGGGTACTATAATAGTAGTTAACCCTAAAGATCAGTCTATACTATCTGATGTTTTAGCAAACAGAAATTTGGAAGATGTTAAAGGTTTTCTTTATTATGTAGTACAGGTAATTGAGAACTATATAACAAGAAATAGAACTTTCCTAAGTAATGAATTACTAGATCAATTAAAAGAAGCAGATTATATAGACAACTCGATAATACAGTTATTAGCAGAAGATCTACCTGTTGAAAATTTAGAACAAGAGATCAATACACTAATAGAAAACACGTTGACCTTTTATCAAAGCAATGATAATTTAAAAACAAGATTGAGAGAACTTTTTTCACTTCGTGCAGAAAGAGTAAGACCATTAATTGAAAATGGAAATATTAATTTAATTAGATACACTGGCATTCCTTTAAGATCGTTTAGTAGAATAGAAGAATTGGTTGACCACAAGCAAGATTTTTTTTCAGAAATAGAAAATCCATTAGATGGTCGTTGGATAGATTTTCTATTCGACATACTTTATCAATTTGAAGATTTCAATAATAGTATTCCTTTAGATATATCAAGAGAACAATTCATTGAAGCATTGGGCATATGGATTAAAGGTGGATGGTATTATGATGTAGCACAAGGTTTAAATTCAACGGTTGATAATGCTCTAATCTTTATAAGATTCTTAGAATATGGGTTACAAAATTCTGCAAGTTCAATAATCAAGTATATTGAATCAAAGCGTAAAGAAGATGACCAAAAGACTTCTGACACCATATTGAATTGGCCTAACTATCTTATTCATGGCGTAGATAGTAGATTAAAATTAGACTTATCAGAAATTAACATTCCAGATAGAATATTAGTTCAGCAAATAGCCAATTGGTTTATAGGAAATGGAATAGTTTATGATAATCAGGAAATGCTTAGATCAATTATTTTAAAAAATCAATTGTCATTAATTGAGTATTTAGACGGAAGAATTCCCCAAATCTCAATTGAATTGCTAAATCAATATTTTTATAGAGTTATATAA
- a CDS encoding Hachiman antiphage defense system protein HamA yields MVNIDILTHFEESSNENGITIFTLKEAERNAFFNKLPQPFRCLYLTDEDLDWRTNEFGTSRADEIVDKIPDNPTIMSGEFSEILCYYIIPEKYLPSSHLRPPKWKWKESKNNPAHFTDVILFSQNDLDNPSIDDSLISIESKARATRPTSTESSLQKAIDDAHKDYVSRLGESLFHLKTRYKDDRNAEAVNRLSRFMDAANYPTFLKHFKAIATVDGSFADTHLNNVTAIPDDIRDTFEVILIRIEDLRGAYEHTFTQILAT; encoded by the coding sequence ATGGTAAACATAGACATACTAACTCATTTTGAAGAATCGTCAAATGAAAATGGAATAACTATTTTCACTTTAAAAGAAGCAGAAAGAAATGCTTTTTTTAATAAATTACCACAACCTTTTAGGTGTCTATATTTAACAGATGAGGACTTAGATTGGCGGACGAATGAATTTGGAACATCTAGAGCGGACGAAATAGTTGACAAGATACCGGACAACCCTACTATTATGTCAGGAGAGTTTTCGGAAATCTTATGTTATTATATTATTCCTGAGAAATATTTACCGTCCTCTCATTTAAGACCACCTAAATGGAAATGGAAAGAGAGTAAAAATAATCCAGCACATTTTACCGATGTTATTCTTTTTTCTCAGAATGACCTTGATAATCCCAGTATCGATGATAGCCTAATATCAATTGAATCAAAAGCAAGAGCTACAAGACCAACCAGCACAGAAAGCTCTCTTCAAAAAGCAATTGATGATGCTCATAAAGATTATGTAAGTCGTTTAGGGGAAAGTTTATTTCATTTAAAAACTCGTTACAAAGATGATAGAAATGCGGAAGCTGTAAACAGATTAAGTCGTTTCATGGATGCGGCTAATTATCCTACTTTCCTAAAACACTTTAAAGCAATAGCAACAGTTGACGGTTCATTTGCTGACACTCATTTAAATAATGTTACTGCAATTCCTGATGATATCAGAGATACGTTTGAAGTAATACTTATAAGAATTGAAGACTTAAGAGGAGCTTATGAGCATACTTTCACTCAAATTTTAGCAACATGA